One window of Methanothermobacter tenebrarum genomic DNA carries:
- a CDS encoding (5-formylfuran-3-yl)methyl phosphate synthase → MLLLVSPINTKEAIEAIKGGADIIDVKNPREGSLGASFPWIIREIRRITPDNMLVSATLGDVPYKPGTVSLAALGALTAGADYIKVGLYGTKNFKEAVDVMENVVKTIKDEKNEAFVVAAGYADAHRIGSLDPMEIPEVAYESGADVAMLDTAVKDGRTLFDFLSVDELQEFVQEAHDRKLKAALAGSIKKEQLKPLDEIGCDIVGVRGAACVGGDRNTGTIHRSAVTELKRLIEVI, encoded by the coding sequence TTGCTTCTACTAGTAAGTCCAATCAACACAAAAGAGGCTATAGAGGCCATTAAAGGTGGTGCAGATATAATAGACGTGAAGAACCCAAGGGAGGGATCCCTTGGAGCCAGCTTCCCCTGGATTATAAGGGAGATAAGGAGGATAACACCTGATAACATGCTTGTAAGCGCCACACTAGGTGACGTCCCATATAAGCCTGGGACGGTTTCACTAGCCGCACTAGGCGCCCTTACAGCCGGAGCAGATTATATAAAGGTTGGCCTTTATGGGACGAAAAATTTTAAAGAGGCAGTTGATGTGATGGAAAATGTTGTAAAGACTATAAAAGACGAGAAAAATGAGGCTTTCGTGGTCGCGGCAGGATATGCCGACGCTCACAGGATAGGCTCATTAGATCCGATGGAAATCCCCGAGGTGGCCTATGAGTCCGGAGCTGATGTTGCAATGTTAGATACTGCTGTAAAGGATGGTAGAACCTTATTCGATTTCTTGAGTGTTGATGAGCTCCAAGAATTTGTCCAAGAAGCGCATGATAGAAAATTAAAGGCCGCATTGGCGGGTTCCATTAAAAAAGAGCAATTAAAGCCCCTAGATGAGATTGGATGTGACATAGTCGGTGTGAGAGGGGCTGCATGCGTTGGAGGAGACCGTAACACCGGCACAATACACAGGAGTGCAGTTACAGAACTTAAAAGGTTAATAGAAGTTATTTAG
- the guaB gene encoding IMP dehydrogenase has translation MYSRKLKEAETAYTFDDFLLVPQASLVEPKDVIIKSKVSKNHEINVPIISSAMDTVTESEMAIAMAQEGGLGIIHRNMSIKDQVEQVKKVKRSGDLTIRDVITINPDASLREAHEIMEREEISGLPVVDNGNILGIISRRDIEPIINSEAEKKVEEVMTKEVITVDESVTPAEALDIAYENKIERLPVVKEGKLVGILTIRDILERKRYPHASRDENGRFIVGAATGPFDLERAKALDSAGADIIAIDSAHAHNLNLVKYAKIMKKNIDADLIVGNIATAKAAEDLIAQDVDGIKVGIGPGSMCTTRIIAGVGVPQLTAIAEVADVAKEYDIPVIADGGIRYSGDIAKAIAVGADAVMLGNLLAGTYESPGDVVIMNGRKYKQYRGMGSLGAMTGGIGAGTDRYFQEPQSHMKHTKIVPEGVEGVVPYRGTVSEVIFQLVGGLKASMGYCGAKTIKDMQRKAKLVKITSSGIKESHPHDLLITNESPNYPTM, from the coding sequence ATGTACTCTAGGAAATTAAAGGAAGCCGAAACCGCCTACACATTCGACGATTTCTTGTTAGTACCCCAAGCATCACTAGTAGAACCCAAGGATGTTATAATAAAAAGTAAAGTATCAAAGAATCATGAGATAAACGTCCCAATTATAAGTTCCGCGATGGACACAGTCACAGAATCCGAAATGGCAATAGCAATGGCACAAGAAGGCGGTCTTGGCATAATACACAGGAATATGAGCATCAAAGACCAGGTAGAGCAGGTGAAGAAGGTTAAAAGGTCTGGAGACCTTACAATAAGAGATGTTATAACAATAAACCCTGACGCATCACTGAGAGAAGCCCATGAAATAATGGAAAGAGAAGAGATAAGCGGACTCCCAGTTGTAGACAATGGGAACATCCTTGGTATCATAAGCAGAAGAGACATAGAACCCATAATCAATTCAGAAGCCGAGAAGAAAGTGGAAGAAGTAATGACAAAAGAGGTTATAACCGTAGACGAATCAGTAACCCCAGCCGAAGCCCTTGACATAGCCTACGAAAACAAGATAGAAAGACTACCAGTCGTAAAAGAGGGCAAACTCGTGGGAATACTCACCATAAGAGATATACTAGAACGTAAAAGGTACCCCCATGCTTCAAGGGACGAGAATGGAAGATTCATCGTAGGAGCGGCCACAGGACCATTCGACCTTGAAAGGGCCAAAGCCCTTGACAGCGCAGGTGCGGATATAATAGCCATTGACAGCGCACACGCACATAACCTCAACCTTGTAAAATATGCAAAGATCATGAAAAAGAACATTGACGCGGACTTAATCGTTGGCAACATTGCAACGGCAAAGGCTGCAGAGGATCTAATAGCCCAGGATGTGGATGGTATAAAGGTCGGCATCGGCCCGGGTTCAATGTGCACCACCCGGATAATCGCGGGTGTGGGAGTACCCCAACTTACCGCCATAGCAGAAGTTGCAGATGTTGCAAAGGAATATGACATTCCAGTGATAGCAGATGGGGGTATACGCTATTCAGGTGATATTGCGAAGGCCATAGCGGTAGGAGCGGATGCTGTAATGCTCGGAAACTTATTAGCGGGCACTTACGAGTCCCCAGGTGATGTTGTCATCATGAACGGGCGCAAATATAAACAATATCGTGGGATGGGATCGCTAGGGGCTATGACAGGTGGTATAGGCGCTGGTACAGACCGGTACTTCCAAGAGCCACAGAGTCATATGAAACATACCAAGATAGTCCCAGAAGGGGTTGAAGGCGTCGTACCCTACAGGGGCACTGTAAGCGAGGTCATATTCCAACTGGTGGGGGGCCTTAAAGCATCCATGGGCTACTGTGGGGCTAAAACGATCAAGGATATGCAAAGGAAGGCTAAACTTGTCAAGATAACATCCAGTGGAATAAAGGAAAGCCACCCCCACGACCTCCTGATAACCAATGAAAGTCCAAATTATCCTACAATGTAA
- a CDS encoding LUD domain-containing protein, whose amino-acid sequence MRENQLKNLKESFRILAERRAKITEDPLIGRLKETVKNIRENSTRNLEKLLEKAEESFQDNDIEFYIAENGEEANHIIYDIVKDERIIAKSKSNTLTEINLVNFLEKKGLEVIETDLGDRIIQLTDDRPVHPTAPALHFNMQEIADIITEKLKVKVEANPEDIMETIKADVLRKLENVKVGITGANAVAAYDGSIVMVHNEGNIGLLSLKDTHIIVFGIDKLVGTLEDAISVAKLETAYATGSRVPSYISVVSGPSKTADIQKILLKNMYGPRRVVAIALDNGRSKAPLECLWCIGCGTCITSCPIYNVVGYDFGYNGYLGGRGVAFTNFIEGERASFDAGIYMCTLCSRCTITCPLEIPIADIIEEVRCQVQRAGYRLDVHKNIIKNIKETGTPFKGGNLKDSKWTSNV is encoded by the coding sequence ATCCGCGAAAATCAACTGAAAAACCTTAAAGAATCCTTCAGAATATTGGCAGAGAGAAGAGCGAAGATAACAGAAGATCCCCTTATAGGAAGGTTGAAAGAAACTGTGAAGAATATAAGGGAAAATTCCACTAGAAACCTTGAAAAGCTATTAGAAAAGGCCGAGGAATCCTTTCAGGATAATGATATAGAATTTTATATCGCAGAAAATGGAGAGGAAGCAAACCACATCATCTATGATATTGTTAAGGATGAGAGGATAATCGCAAAATCCAAATCTAACACACTCACTGAGATAAACCTAGTAAACTTCCTCGAAAAAAAGGGCCTAGAAGTTATAGAAACAGACCTAGGTGATAGGATAATCCAACTAACAGATGATAGGCCAGTACATCCAACAGCCCCCGCCTTACACTTTAACATGCAAGAGATAGCTGATATAATAACTGAGAAACTTAAAGTGAAAGTCGAGGCAAACCCGGAGGATATAATGGAGACCATAAAAGCGGATGTCCTCAGGAAACTCGAAAATGTTAAGGTGGGGATTACAGGGGCTAATGCAGTGGCAGCATATGATGGTTCAATTGTAATGGTCCATAATGAGGGTAATATAGGATTGCTCTCACTCAAGGACACTCATATTATCGTATTCGGCATCGACAAACTAGTAGGTACATTAGAGGATGCTATCTCAGTGGCCAAACTCGAAACAGCCTATGCTACAGGTTCAAGGGTCCCATCATATATAAGTGTGGTTTCAGGTCCTTCTAAGACAGCTGACATCCAAAAGATACTGCTAAAGAACATGTATGGTCCACGTAGAGTTGTGGCGATAGCCCTTGATAATGGCAGGAGCAAAGCCCCACTTGAATGTTTATGGTGTATAGGCTGTGGAACTTGTATAACCTCCTGTCCAATTTATAATGTAGTGGGATATGATTTCGGCTACAATGGTTACCTTGGTGGTAGAGGCGTGGCATTCACAAATTTCATAGAAGGTGAAAGGGCAAGTTTTGATGCTGGAATATACATGTGCACACTCTGTAGCCGATGCACTATAACATGTCCCCTTGAAATCCCCATAGCAGATATAATAGAAGAGGTGAGGTGTCAAGTGCAAAGGGCAGGTTACAGGTTGGATGTCCATAAGAATATAATAAAAAACATCAAAGAAACTGGAACACCCTTCAAAGGGGGAAACCTGAAGGATAGCAAATGGACTTCCAATGTCTAG